The genome window tataaatgtaaaaaaaaattctaaattttttatgattttttaaaaaattttgaaacaattaattaaaatttttttttctttttcttctttgtttttttttaatttgaaacatagtttgtcaatttttcagacatattTCAATTAGTTTCGCCGTAAAATGCGAAAATGTCAAAGTGACTCAcggtgtggattttttaacaaacaatcaaaaaaacatgttccaaGAATTAATTCATTCTTAACCATTGCGTGACACGtggcatttttttgagtttttttatgGATTTCAGCTGTTTTAAATCAGCTAACTTTCAgctttgtttcagtttttcttcaattttttttttggattatcaAAGTTGACAGCATTTTCAAGTAAgacataaagaaaaaattagaacaacaCATTCTGTAATAGAAGAAAACAACGACAAAGTATGTATATCTTGCGCCAGGAAAAGTCCTCTAACTGACCATTGGGcccacaactttttttaaaaatttatcattcTGATAATTAGATGTCTGGTTATAATACTagcatatttttaaaatttttctatgtctagtttttgagaaaatgtaggtagttgtgaaaaaatggtGGTTCCCCTAACAGGGGAAGGATCTCAAAGAATCCTTAGAAATCTGTTACGTCATAACATATATTTGATAGATGATGATTACAGATaatcactccaaaaaaattagctgtTTTAAAGCAAGTTCAACTAAATTACAGCGTTTTAAAGTTGACTAAAATGCGCTTCTTTTGAACAGTAAaagtgttgattttttgaattaaaatatgaaGACTTTTTAGTCAACTTTAAAACGCTGTAATTTAGTTGAACTTGCTTTAAAacagctaatttttttggagtgattATCTGTAATCATCATCTATCAAATATATGTTATGACGTAACAGATTTCTAAGGATTCTTTGAGATCCTTCCCCTGTTAGGGGAACCaccattttttcacaactacctacattttctcaaaaactagacatagaaaaattttaaaaatatgctAGTATTATAACCAGACATCTAATTATCAgaatgataaatttttaaaaaaagttgtgggCCCAATGGTCAGTTAGAGGACTTTTCCTGGCGCAAGATATACATACTTTGTCGTTGTTTTCTTCTATTACAGAATGtgttgttctaattttttctttatgtcTTACTTGAAAATGCTGTCAACTTtgataatccaaaaaaaaaattgaagaaaaactgaaacaaagcTGAAAGTTAGCTGATTTAAAACAGCTGAAATCcataaaaaaactcaaaaaaatgccaCGTGTCACGCAATGGTTAAGAATGAATTAATTCttggaacatgtttttttgattgtttgttaaaaaatccacaccgTGAGTCACTTTGACATTTTCGCATTTTACGGCGAAACTAATTGAaatatgtctgaaaaattgacaaactatgtttcaaattaaaaaaaaacaaagaagaaaaagaaaaaaaaattttaattaattgtttcaaaattttttaaaaaatcataaaaaatttagaatttttttttacatttatatTCAGTATATTGGGACTGTATTCTACCATTTAGAGCAAAAACCCACAAAAGAAAACTATTAAAAGGTATCAAataaatagctttaaaaaatgtacatttttaattcaatacttacctcgtttttttttcacaccacacagaactttaaaaaccagaaaaacaggaaaaaagaaTACAAGACCCCAACACAAGGAGTCACAGAGAACCGAATGGCCTAGGGAGTGTCCGGTCTCTTTGTTTTTACGCATTGCCCGGTGGGAAGGCGGAGACTAGTTCTGACTCGATAGACGCAGACAGCAGATGGTACGGAGCAACACATGCGGGAGCAACATATTTCGTTATTGTGTGaacatttattcaaatataattgataaatcaaaaaatgaatttgctCATAATGAAATCCCTATAAGGTTTATAGATAAGAAGTGTGCAGCAGGTGCTCAGCAATCCATGATTAGCCATAACTATCATCGCGTTGTTGTTagctgctgaaaaaaaattaaattcaaaatttacctGGTTGTATTTCTATTGAAAGACCTTCCTTGttctaatttaaattataaGCTATGAGTCaagaaaaatattactttctcaattcaaaaaagttaaaacttcCGAACTTTCGAAAGAGGgtagtaaaattttcaaaaaaagttaccttGATTATAATAGCTCGTGTTATCCGCATACATCGAGTATAAAACTGGGAGGACAATTGCTATCAAGGGAATTGAAATCTGAAACTACCGAGCAATATTCACAAATATAGGCTAGAGCTTCTGATAGTTAGTacttcaaaaaccaattttcactGTGACCTACTACTGATTAAAGATATCATACCTGAACCGAAACAATCTTCAAAAACATCCTCTGCAGCTTTTTTGCTGACTCTGAAACCGTTGCGCTTCCGACACACGTTAGATGGTATATAGTATGGAATAGAAAGAAAAACGTCTGAACACCAATACACACAAATCCGCTAATAGTTGATATGAGCGGGATAACTTCTCCACTTTTCAATAGGACATATGTTTtggaatcgaaaaattcaatagtgGGACAAGGGATTTTCTGAGACGAAATATATTTACTGGTGGATGGCGACCAATCAACGGCGGTAGCCACGCCTGTTGCTTGTCACTGATTGGTGGGCATATGAAATAGGCGACCAATCAGCGCAAGTATCCACGCCTATTGCTCCTCGCTGAATGGTCAGCAAATGTACCTTAAACGCAAACTTCCTCAACTCCACCTGATCCGAGTTATGTATATAGAATGAAACCATCACagtaaatgaaaataaatagtttgCAGCATAATATAATATTCGAGTTTCTTTCCTTTTTATCTTAAACTTCACCGTTGAAATTTGACTCTGCCGGTTTTCATACAACATGATAAAGCTCACACCaagcactgaaaatttttaagctgTATAATTGTTTCCCTAGACACCTACTCAGAACAGAAACCTGACCCCAATAGGCCTGCCATTTGACTCCGACACCCAGCCTTCCTAGAACTCCAAGTGTTGTTCCAGAAGCGGTcgggaaaaatatatatggaGCCGAGTATACGGTGAACATTAAATCAAGGTTTGTGCTCGAAGCATGAGATATTAAAAGTGGCATTTTCATGGGTTCCATTCTACTCGGAgtcttttttaatattatataaAATGTTAGAATTGATAGAGGGACTGTGAATATTGCTGTGACATGATATGCATTGCGCAGGTAATCCGAAGAGTCAAAGTAGGTGTAGTTTTCTCGGCATGTAGAATTGATAAGGTCCGGCCAAGTCATTGTATATTTGAATGAtctgaaaactagaaaaagatagagaaaaaaacaacattaatACAAACTTCAGCTCAACttatttgaactaaaaataaggtttatttcaagttttgcagaaattcTTCTCTTTTGTGtactttgaaacattttcagctgtCGCCGACAAATGCCATAGTGCAAACATCAAGAACTCCCAATCTTTGAGATAACTGGGGAACAATTTTCCATTGATTTTACAAAACTCGAAGTGTTCCTTTCTACATCAAACGTCCAATTAACTAGAAAAAATCATCCCATAACCATTTattggttcaaaaataattgataaattttaaatcataaaGAAACAACTGGTATTATTGCCACTATTCTTTCTTCCGCCGGCTTTCCGATTGATTTGCTCATAATAAAATCCCTATAAGGTTTATAGATGAAAAGTGTGCAGCAGTTGTTCAGCAATCCATGATTAGCCATAACTAGCATCACGTTGTTGTTAGCAGCTAAAAACACTATCGTTGAAATTCACCTGATAGGGGTTTATATTGAAAGGCCTTGTTCTAGATTCAATTATAAGGTATGACTCAagaaaatatcacatttttcaagtcaAAACCGTTGAAACTTCCAAGCATTAGAAAGAGGGTagaaacattagaaaaaaagttaccttGATTATAATAGTTCATCTTACCCGCATACAAAGAGAATAAGACTGGGAACACAATTGCTATCAAGGGAATTGAGATCTGAAACTACCTTGCTTTAGATTTCTGGTTAAACATATTTTAGAAGGTCCTATGTGCACATTATAAACTGGACTACTGTGAAAATGTAGGGCTACTGGGAATTTGTACTTTAAAAACTAGTTAACACAGTGACCTACTAATTACAACAACTGATCCTACCTGCAACGAGacattcttcaaaaacttcctctgcatttttcttgttgtcTCTGAAATTGATGTGCTCCCTACCATTGTTAGATGGTATACAGtgtgaaataaaaagaaaaacatctCAGCAAGAATACCCCCAAATCcgataatatttgaaaataacggGAGGATTTCGTCTGGTTCCAATAGGACATATGTTTTGgagtcaaaaaattcgatcgTGGGACACGGGATttgttgaattgaaaatatgtggtaataatgaaaaagtgaCCAATCGGAAGCCTATTGCTCACCACTAAATATACCTTTAACACGGTTTTCCTCAACTCCATCTGATCCGTGTTATTTATATAGAATGGAAGCAATATAACAAacgaaaataaacatttaaacGCAAAATATAGTATACGAGTTtgttttctctcaattttaaGTTTCACCGTTGAAATTTGACTCTGCCGGTTTTCATACAAGATGATGAAGCTCACACCgagcactgaaaatttaacgaTGCATAACGTTTGTTCCCTATAGCCTATGTGCACCTACTCATCACAGAATACTGACCCCAATAGGCCTGCCATTTGACTCCGACACCCAGCCATCCTAGAACTCCAAGTGGTGTCCCAGATGTGCTTGGGAAAAATATATAGGGGGCTGAGTATAGGGTAAACATTAAATCAAGATTTGTgctccaaaaatgaaatattaaaagtggCACTTTCATGGTTTTCATTTTACTTGAagtctttttcaaaatgatataAAATGTTAGAATTGGCGAGTGGCCGGGAAGGGAGAAGAACAGGCGTTCTTCTCATTTATGTGACCGATTGGGTTATGGCTTGGAGAAGAAGCAGTgtggaagaaaagaagaagaaaaagaagatgaaaagaATTGAATAGTGTAGATGGATAGgacgaaaaagaagagagaTATTTTGATTCCTGTAgagtaaaactaaaaaaggctgcttcgccaatttttctttaaaaaaaccacattatcctaatttttcaaattggaaatttcagcaaaCCGGTGTTCGGTTATCCAAATATTacgaaaaaattctagaagtaaaaaaaagtttccaataaATATCTAACTTTCAGATTGTGAAGACGAAGAAAGTCGTGTCATATTCACAATTTGGCATCTATGGAGTCAGCAGCATGACACGAGGAGAAAACCCCATTCAGAGTGTCCAGTTTGCTTGGAACGTTTCAatgaaaaccggaaaattccAATGGTTACAATATGCGGACACATAATTTGTAGAGATTTTGCGATGAGGAGAAAAATGCTGCGAATAAAAATAGAGTAAGTTTTGATAtcgaatttattaaaattatgagaaatctGTTGCAGAACTGATAAACCCAGAAGAATAGCGGCACCTTTGGAACCTGAAAGCAGCATACGCTATGACATGCAtcttattatttaattttcaaagatttcaataaattattgtaTAGTAGAACGTATTTTTGCAGTTTAGGCAGGCGTgtaggcacaaggcaggcAGATATTTTCGTGTCTAATTGGAAATCTCTGTAAGGAAAATGACACTTTCTTCAAAGCCTGAACAATATCTATAGAACCGTAAGACAATACTCTTCCATATTTCCCAACTCTGAAGGTGTAATAATTTTCTGTCGAACAATACATTTGCATCTCTAAGAGATTTGAGATTACACCACCCATACCCcatccccccccccctccgTCCGCCTGCTCCGTGAGCTCGCCAGCTGTTCCTATCAGTTGGAGCTAGTATAAATAGCTACTTGCAACTGCTAGTGTAGCTCACTTTCTATTGGCTCTTTGTGTGAGGGTCTCACTttgattttcctgattttttatatttttttcactgcTTACTGAATTTCTGATTGGAAACTTGGAAATCCTTAAAGGTAagtatagatttttttttcaattttcaagaattagTCCTGAGATGTTTTATAATTTACTTTTGCTATAATTTACtctataaaaatgaaattacacTTCAAAAGATCATATAAGGTTTTTTAGCCCAGGtaccacttttttaaaataattttttcatttttatcataatttccgatttttattttcaggttatGAATAACATATCCCATGAATTGTCCGCACAGGCCTGTGTAAGATGAAATGTAAACTCGCCGAGATtgaggaaaaatgagaaacagCAACTGAGGAGAATGTAACGCTAGTATCGTCAGCTGTGGTGGCCACAAACTTCGCCGTCGGTCGAGCAAACGAATAAGTACCGGTTTAATGTTTTCCTGTTTTGTAATGTTGTTtactatcaaaaaatataatgtagtctttttttaaactttttataatttatctaAATAATGCAAtatctaattttattttaattttttgtaataataaatttctttttttaattctttaacaataaataaaaaccatcattttaaaaaaaattgcgtaaATGGTTGGAGTTTGTGaagaaatgtattttcaaGCCACCCTAGACTATtggcattcaaaaaatttcaggcaggCATAAGCTAGGCAGACTAGGCAAACTTGTATACATAGGATTGACAAAAGCGTAGGCAGTCACAGGTAGGCATCAAGCAGAAATGTAGTCTAGGAGAAATGACAAAGAAGTTATACATATAAGAATGCAAGCAGgcaagcaaaaaaaacattcaaaaagtatgcactaggtaggcacgtaggcaggcgtGAGGTAGAAACATAGGCAGACCGGAAATAGACAGGTAGATAGGCACAAGATTGATATATAGGCAGACCTACATGACACATGCATGAGGCAGGCAGAGGCGGCTTCTTAAAAAAAGGAGACATGATAGGTAGGCGCCTTCTTACTTATGTGCCTAATTTCTAGGTGCCTGCCTATTTTTTGTGAACTACTCTCACCTAAATCCAATTGAGCAATAGAAGGGCATCTGGCACTGTTATCTAACTTTAGTTGTGGTCTCCAACAGCTGCCGCAACAGGCGTAAGTTCACCACACGCTGAGCAGCACAATGAGCACTTGGGCAGTATTATGACGGTCATTGGAACTTCGCCCCCTCGCTACACCAGGCAGATATAAATAGGCAGGCAGCAATGTGACTAGTTACATTTTCCATTGACTCGCTGTGTGtgggttttttcttcttttttcaactatttttccaAGGATTTCTAGTATTTTGCTGCACCAATTAGCTCAAAAGCTCAGCGTGAACTGTCGAGAGTGCCAGTTCctttttttgccggttttcaccAAAAGCAATGAGTTGTCCGGTATGCCTCAGTTGGAAAGAAAGTTTTAATGTACCAtggtgagttttaaaatttttagtagaaaaatagtcattgtttattttttgcaggttTCGTAGAATTGTTTCTGAGACTCGGACATCTTCCGATACATtatggattaaaaaaaatttaattttcagtttgttttttacgaaaaatatttcctcaatgttttttaatatttctttcttaataaattctttttaaaaatttcgctCCGAGTCCTGGAAACTAGAATTAAAATTGACAActcattttgctcttttttttatttctcaccCAAACTTGCAGGGGGCttcttattttcaggaaattctctaaaaaatcgGTAAGCTtctgatatttcaaaatttctcaaatattttcaaaacgttttttaaaagattctGAACTTTCTAGAACCTCCCAAAAgttcctcaaatttttcaggttaattttagaaattggaCCGTAATGACCGACTGTGATAaagtaaagttttttgaattttcattacgaaattcttTAATTTGAACCCCTTTTGAGCCTATAAAAGTCACCAGGAACatgtttttaatcaattttttattctaatttaAGCTAATACAtgcaataaataaatttctctaaaacaataaattattatcTTCTACTATGTTGGACCATGCGAAACAGGCTCTTTTTCATTCTCTGCCCCAAGTTCGAGTTTCTTCCTGATATACTCCTTGTGCTCCATCCTAATCATCAACTTCCGATGCACCATCTCATGCATCTCCTCTGCTTCCTTCGCTTGCTTCTCCATCAATCCTATCAGCCCGACAAATGGTGATCTCCGTTGAGCCTGCTTTTCCCGATATAGGCTCAGAGTCAGGAAGCGGTGATTCTCTCTGGCGAACTTCTCAAGCCGTTTCCAGATGGCAATCTGCTTGGAGAGGTGCTCAAGCTTCATGTTTTCTGGAATCGAGCAGTCACACTTATTCGCAAAGATTACCTCCTCCTCTGTGACTGCCTCAGATGAGGCCTTCTCCTGACCCACCATTTTCAGCCAAGGTGCCGGGTTGTCCTCATCGGTTGGCTCGGCGGGGGGCTGCTCCAAATATTGATTGGGAAAGTCGGCAATGCTATGGGTCATCTTGgaaattacctgaaaatcaaatttaaaactttttaaatttcaaattaaacaaataattattgatttttattttcacaaaaaaaattggtaacaaaaattgcaaagcttgaaattaaaaaaaaaaagttgactaaaaaataataaaaaacgcTAAACGCAGCATTCTTCACAGACATAGAGAGAAAAAGGTAATTGGTTATTGAtcgaaatttgggaaaaaggAGTCAATGCACAGACCATGTAGGAGAATATGAGAAGACAGGTCACAAAAATGGATCTTGGGAAGTTACCATACGtggggaaaaaatttggaaattgaccGATCAtccagaaaatatcaaatttgaatttattcttTGATAAAgacaatcaaaatttttttatttagagaaatttcagattaaacatgtgaaaatgcaattttcaattagctttcaataaacaaaatttacagccaaaaactgctgaaaactcagtttttaaataacaaaaattggaaatcgacaaaaaagtttgttttccaacagtttttgtattttctttcgtttaaagtttttgtttttgacttttatagattttttgttgttgaaaatttggcaatttgcaaaaaaaagtttgacagaaaaaaatgtatttaaaaaactgtaaaatgtttatttaatcatttttatgagaattcggattttacaaattttgagtccaaaaatatttatccggaaaaagttaaaaaaaaaagattaacgACTaggggattttttaaaaaccaaaaattgaaataaatgtttttttttgcaaaactgaaagaatttaaaaagttaagtgcaaacaattttatgaaaattttgcaaattttttagagaaattaaaaaactgttttgagcattttcaaacccataaaaaatttaaaaactaggttgtggaaattttttaaatttttaaattcgattttcgttGTTCTAAACTGCATTTTAAGAtgtgaatttaatttaatctatttcaaattttttgagattaaaaaaaatcgttgtATTTTTGGCCTTTGTTACAAAATAAGGataaaattttcttcacaaattttcataaaaaataaaataaaaagaactCACAGCATGAATAATCCAATGAAACAAATACCAAGacgaatcaaaaatttaaagagaaaatacaaaaaagaaaacatgaaTAACTTTAATCTCTACGACATCCTTAAACATCTGTAAACGCGACATTTTTCCAATCGATCTAAAAATGCGCACTATTTTTATGAGGTGTGCCAATAAGAATACTTGGGGTGTTGACCATTTATGGACGAAACCTGACAAGGTCAACTTATATTTTatctaattatttttcgatCAGTGTACATGAAATTGGTAACCTATATAATTTAAATCAATTATCAAATCTTTTCCTaaaagcctgaaattttcttttttttccgaaatttttataatgcatcttaatttgtttttttgggcGTAAAACTTTGacacaaaatatataaaattttgtttcaaaaaattatgttcagATCGACTTTTAACCAGTGAAAAATACTTCTCTGCTGCTAAATTGCTTGCTGGAACCcatgtgcattttttcaaattagaacATATCTTCTTCCGTTATATAAATAGTTTTGTAAACTGACTTCTGTAAGTCAAACACCGAGCGACATACCAATTTTATTACAATACTATTTTTTCTCTGCTCGTCTCCCCTTCTCTACGTCAGTAGTTCTTTATGTTATGAAAATCGGACGGGCACATTTTAtgggaattgaaaaatcgttggtttaatcaatttttgaatcgtCAGTCGATTTTCAATGCCCTCTTCTCAATAAACtatatttatattcaaaactgtattatttcttttttaaattgtactAGATGATATGTTGGTGCATTCGAATAGTTTATGTCTCTTTCTCTGTCCACCCTCTGACGTTTACATTGTCTTTATATCACTGTGTTGCCGACAGCTTCTGTTCCAAAATTATTCGTCCGCACATACTCCGGTGTTCTGGCAATTTTACAGTGTTGGTTTCCGCACGGGCTGACCCATAATTAAGCTGGCGATCAGCTGCACGCGCGCGCAACAACTTGATTTCTTGTGTTGCCATGttatgaaagtttaaaaattttaatcgtATTTGAAGTTCAtaaattttctcttttatatATGTTAATTTTTATGAGACATACATTTCTAAGGTAGTGAGAGGAGCCTCACAACATAGGGAATCTAACATTTTCATCTTTTAGAGAAGTTCTAGCGCCCAAAGGAGCTCTAGAGTCCGCAATAGGCATAGGCCAATAGGCCGCAATAGGCACGCAATAGGTCACTTTTAACGTAGGCAGGTATTTAATGACTAcctgtttaaaaattattatctcTATGTACATTTTATAGACTCTCCTTAGGgttcaaaattaagaaaaatttaatgtcacttttcctaaaatttccaaattttactgatttttatcaatattcaGAATacttctagatttttttttgaaattgcattttttttctccaaatttttccccTTTTGCACAGAATTTtacaagaaattttttgaattttcaaaaacgtcaTGAGAGCTATTGCtgcttacaaaaaaaattagttaaaaaatttcggaacaaaatttttttagaaagttgcTAACTTGACCGTcttctgtcaaaaaaaaaccacatttgTATGTCACTTATATATTATTACACTGAAGTTGTGTTGATTTTGATGAACCATGCGCATGTTTGCCCTATACCTCAAACATAACATTATGCAGTAACCAGTAAGTCACCTCGACCCCAattatcaggttgtcccataagtttttgtactattttttttttgaaaaaaatttatttctctcaagcgacaagtagtactattcacacaagtatt of Caenorhabditis elegans chromosome II contains these proteins:
- the Y49F6A.12 gene encoding uncharacterized protein (Predicted) — translated: MVTICGHIICRDFAMRRKMLRIKIETDKPRRIAAPLEPESSIRYDMHLII
- the srh-305 gene encoding Serpentine Receptor, class H (Predicted) encodes the protein MTWPDLINSTCRENYTYFDSSDYLRNAYHVTAIFTVPLSILTFYIILKKTPSRMEPMKMPLLISHASSTNLDLMFTVYSAPYIFFPTASGTTLGVLGRLGVGVKWQAYWGQVSVLMLGVSFIMLYENRQSQISTVKFKIKRKETRILYYAANYLFSFTVMVSFYIHNSDQVELRKFAFKKIPCPTIEFFDSKTYVLLKSGEVIPLISTISGFVCIGVQTFFFLFHTIYHLTCVGSATVSESAKKLQRMFLKIVSVQISIPLIAIVLPVLYSMYADNTSYYNQAANNNAMIVMANHGLLSTCCTLLIYKPYRDFIMSKFIF
- the Y49F6A.11 gene encoding Protein of centriole 5 (Confirmed by transcript evidence); its protein translation is MTHSIADFPNQYLEQPPAEPTDEDNPAPWLKMVGQEKASSEAVTEEEVIFANKCDCSIPENMKLEHLSKQIAIWKRLEKFARENHRFLTLSLYREKQAQRRSPFVGLIGLMEKQAKEAEEMHEMVHRKLMIRMEHKEYIRKKLELGAENEKEPVSHGPT